A segment of the Bacteroidales bacterium genome:
AGAATATCTCAAAAAAATCTGGGATAGCAAATGGCTTACAAATAACGGAAAGTTTCATGAAGAATTCGAACAAAAATTATCTGAATATCTTGGTGTCAAATATGTTTCATTATTTGCAAACGGAACTCTGGCTTTAATAACAGCATTGAAAGTTTTAAACATAAAAGGAGAAGTAATTACAACACCTTACAGTTTTGTTGCCACAGCTCATTCTCTTTTGTGGAATAACATAAAGCCGGTTTTTGTTGATATTGAAAATGACTATTGCAATATAGATCCGGAAAAAATCGAATCCGCAATTACACCACAAACCACTGCCATACTCCCTGTTCATGTTTATGGCAATTCCTGCCAGACAGAAAAAGTTCAAAAAATTGCAAAAAAAAACAATTTAAAAGTAATTTATGATGCAGCACATTCTTTCGGTGTAAAACAAAACGGGCAAAGTATTTTAAACTTTGGAGATTTATCGATACTTAGTTTTCATGCAACAAAAATTTTTACAACATTTGAAGGTGGAGCAATAGTAAGTCATGATGCAGAAACAAAACAAAAAATAGACCAACTGAAAAATTTCGGCTTTATGGACGAAGTAACTGTTATAGGAACCGGAATTAATGCAAAGATGAGCGAATTTCAATCTGCATTTGGTTTATTGAGTTTGAAATATATTGATAAAGCAATTGAAAAAAGAAAATTAATTTCAGAAACATATCAAAGTGCTCTTGCAAACATAAAAGGAATAAGTTTTTTAAAAAGCATGAAAGATGTGAAGCACAATTACTCTTATTTTCCGATATTTATTAACCAAAGTGAATACGGAATTTCAAGAGATAAAATTTACGAAAAATTAAAACAGAATAATATTTATTGCCGCCGATATTTTTATCCGCTAATCAGTGAATTTCCGGCATATAACGGACTTTCTTCATCTCCCCGTGAAAACCTACCAGTAGCATATAAAAAAGCAGAGCAAGTTTTATGTCTGCCTATTTATCCCGATTTGGAAATAGAGCAAGTACAATATATTTGTAAAATCATCAATAAATTTTCCGAATAAAATTTGCAGTACGGTTTGAATAAAGAAAAAACAACATATAAAATACCCAAATCAGAAAGCGAAACTAATGCATTTTTAAATTATGGATGCCCATCCCCTGTTTTTGAAAACTTCCAACATGGATTTAGAGTTACAGTATTTTCGAGACAAAACAATAACAAAAAAACCGACCTGAAAAATATAGGTGGCAATGTTATTGTATTAAAAAAAATAATCGAATTAATGAGAGCCAATCCTTCAATTTCAATTCCTGACATATCTGCAATTTGTAATAAAGGTGTTACAATCGTGAAGGAATATATAAATAAACTAAAAAGTAAAAATATAATCAGAAGAATTGGTCCAGACAAAGGCGGGCATTGGGAGGTAATAAAATGAAATTAGCTATAATGCAACCATATTTTTTCCCGTATATTGGATATTTCCAGCTAATAAATGCTGTTGATAAATTTGTAATTTACGATGATGTAACTTTTATAAAACAAGGTTGGATTAACCGAAACCGCATATTACTTAACAGCAAAGAACATTTAATTACACTAAATTTAAAAAAAGCCAGTTCATTTAAATTTATTAATGACATCGAAATTCATGATAATAGAAATAAGATATTAAAAACAATTGAAATGGCATATAAAAAAGCTCCATTTTATAATAATACATTTTCGTTAATCGAAGAAATTATTTTTTTTAATGAAAAAAATTTATCTTATTTTCTTAAAAACAGCATTAATAAATTAGCTGCTTTTCTTAATATTAAAACTGAATTTATTTTATCGTCAACTTTAATAAAAAACAACGATATAAAAGGACAGAACAAAGTAATTGATATATGCAAAAAAATGAATACTTCCACTTATATAAATTCTATTGGAGGACAAGAACTATACTCTAAAGAGATTTTTTTAAAAAATAACATATACTTGAAATTCATAAAATCAAAACCAATAATTTACAACCAATTTAAAAATGAATTTGTATCTTGTCTTTCAATTATAGATATATTGATGTTTAATTCAAAAGAAGAAATTGCAGGAATGCTTAACCAATATGAATTAATATGAACTCTACGGGAGGATATTTCGAATTAGAACTTCGTAAGGGTAAAGAATTTCACCCTTATGCTATTGCTTTAAATACCGGAAGAAACGCCTTGGAATTAATTTTAAAATTAAAAAAATACAAAAAAGTTCATGTCCCGTATTACACTTGTGATGTTATTCTTGAACCATTAAAAAAAACCAAAACTCTTTATGAATTTTATTCAGTTGATAAAAATTTTGAACCTATATTTGATTATTCAATTTTAAAACGTGAAGATGGTTTTTTATACATTAATTATTTCGGGTTAAAAGATATTTTTATTTGTGAAATTGCAAAAAAATGCAATAATTTGATTATTGATAATTCACAAGCATTTTTTTCCGAACCAACAGCTAATATCCCGACATTTTATTCATGTCGTAAATTTTTTGGTGTTCCGGACGGTGCTTACTTATATATTGATGGTGCTGATGATATCGCTTTCCCAATAGACCATTCTGAAAGCAGATTTACTCATTTAATAAAAAGAATAGATTATGGTGCTGAAACCGGATTTAATGATTTTAAAAATAATGAAAATAATATGATTGGACAGCCCATAAAAAAAATGTCTAAATTAACCCAAGCTTTGCTTTGTAATATTGATTATAAATCCGTATCTAAAAAACGAAGAGAAAATTTTTTGTTTTTACACAAACAATTATCAAATTATAACGAAATTGAAATTGATTTTTGCAAAGAACTTGTTCCGATGGTTTATCCATTTTTGTCTAATCAATCTGACTTAAAACAAAACCTTCTCAAACATAAAATTTTTATTGCAACATATTGGCAAAATGTGTCGGAATGGACTAATAAAGATAGTTTGGAGTATAAATATGCACAACAAATTATTCATTTACCCATTGACCAAAGATATAATTTTGAAAATTTAAAAGAAATAATCAACCTGATTTTAAAATGAAAGTTACAATCAGACCACTCGAAGAAAGCGATGCTTTATTATCTTATAAATGGAGAAATGATGAAGATATTTGGAAATACACTGGAAATAAGCCTGACAAAAAAATAACATTAAAAATCGAAAAAGAATGGATTAAGAAAGTTATTGTTAAACACAATGAAAAAAGATTTGCAATCTGTGTTGGAAACGAAATGGAATATGTAGGAAATGTTCAGCTAACAGATATAACAAAAGATAATGCACAATTCCATATATTCATAGGTAAAAAAAAATATCACGGATTAGGAATTGGAACGCAGGCAACAAAACTGATTATTGATTATGGATTTAAAAAAATAAAAATAAAAACAATATACCTGACAGTAAATCCCGAAAATATTGCCGCTGTTAGGTCATACGAAAAATGCGGTTTTAAAATAATATCAAAATCTGATAATGAATTAAAAATGGAAATAAAAAATTATGACTGAATGCTTAAATCGTATGGTTTCAGTTTTCATGATTACTTATAACCATGAAAAATATATTGCAAAAGCATTAGAAAGCATTTTGATGCAAAAAGTCGAATTTGATTTTGAAGTTGTTATAGGTGAAGATTGCTCAACAGACAATACCCGCAATATTATTTTAAAATATGCAGACAAGTATCCGGATAAGTTTAAATTACTGCTTCATGAGAGAAATATTGGACCAATGGCTAACCATATCGCAGTGCTAAATGCATGCACCGGCAAATATATTGCAATGCTTGAAGGCGATGATTACTGGATAAGCCCTCTCAAATTAAAGACACAAGTTGATTTTTTAGAAGCTAATCCTGAATACTCAATATGTTCTCACAATGCTATTGTTGAGTATGAAGAAACAGGCGAAAAAATCGAATGGCTTGGCAGAGAACAAAAGGAAACTATAACACTTGATGATTTATTAGCTTTTGGAAGTGGAGGCGCAACATGCTCTTTAATTTTCAGAAATAAAATATTTAGAAACTCACTTGATTTATTTTATACTTTGCCCAGCCTTGACTGGATATCACAAATATTATGCGCCAGCAAAGGAAAAATGAAATATTTTAAAGAACCTATGGGGGTTTACAGAAGAACAATCAGTGGAAATTCAACCGATGCCGGAATAAAAGAAGCAAAAAAGCAGAATAAAGAATGGCTCGGTATTCCGTATAAAAATACACTGAAAATAATTGATGCAATAGATAAATATTTTGATTATAAAAAAAAGATGCTTTTGAATAATCAAAGAATTTATTGTTACTATGTTTTGGCAAAAACTTTTGACGAGCACAACAAATCAATAAAAGCAATTTTATTTTCATTAAAAACATTAAAATATTACTTTGGTAATTATCCATTTCTCACAAAAGAAATAAAAAAAGACACAAAGAAAACACTATGTAAAAACAGTATTATAAAAATCAAACAAATTATTATTACTTTTATAAATAAATGCAGAATATGATTAGCATATTAACAGAAACAAAAAAATGACAAACAAAATATTATCACATAATGAGATTTCTGAAAACCCTCCGGTATTAATTGATATCGGAGCTTCGGCTCATTTACCCGAAGATTGGAGGGTAATAGCTCCATATTCAATCTGTATTGCTTTTGATGCCGATAACAGAGATATTGACTATATTGTTAACGAAGAAAAAAAATACAAAAAACTTTATACATTTAACTCAATTGTTGTTGATAGCAATGAAGAATTAACTGATTTCTTTTTAACAAAATCACCATATTGTTCAAGTACTTTAAAACCATTAAACAAGCAATTGGAAGAATGGAGTTTCTACAAGTTTTTTGAAATTGAAAAAAGCGTAAAAATTAAATCTACTAATCTGCAAACTGTTTTAAACAAATTAAATGTTAAACAAATTGATTGGTTTAAAACAGATTCCCAAGGCACCGATTTAATGATTTTTAAAAGCTTGGGACAAGATATTTATTCTAACATACTTGTTGCAGATTTCGAACCGGGCATTATTGATGCTTACCAAAATGAAGATAAATTATATCATTTATTGGAATTCATGGATAAATCTAATTTTTGGATTTCTGATATAAATATAGGTGGAAATCAAAAAATAAATAAAACAATAAAAGAATTATTTTTTAATGATATGAATGAATTCCAACTTCAGTCAATATTAAAATACTCACCTACTTGTGCGGAAATAACATATATAAATAATTTCAAAAAAAACAATTTAACAAAAAGAGATTTTTTGCTTGGAATAGTTTTTTCAATTATTAAAAATCAATTACCGTTTGCATTAGAATTAGCATATTTGGGAAAGCAAAGATTTAATGAATCTTTCTTTGATGAAATTAAAGATTATTTATTACAATTAATTAAAAATAAATTATGTACTTTAAATAATTCTTCACAAAAATCATCAATAAATAATAAAAAAGATTTTATTAAGGATTTTATTCCGCCAATTTTATTGAAATTTTATAGAAAAACATTGTAAAAGGTCACATAGTAGCAGATAAAAAAACATATTTTTAATTTATGGAAAATAACGTCAGTTTTATTGTTCCCGCATATAATTGTTCACAAACAATTGCTGAAGCAATAGAATCTATTTATAAAGGAAACATAATTTCCGGTGATGAGATAATAATTATTGACGATGCTTCAACAGATAATACTAAAGAAATAATTTTAGATTTACAAAATAAACATAAAGAAATAAAACTCTTAAAACATAATTATAATAAGGGTACTGCGGCTGCCGGAAGAAATACCGGAATTGATAATTCAATAAATAATTTAATTTTTTGTTTAGATTCAGATAATGTTTTAGCTCCCGATAGTATTCCGAAACTTAAAGATTTTTTATTGTCAAGCAAAATAGATGCTGCCGCATTTGGCGAAATCCATTACTTTATAAACAATATAGAAAACGTAACTAACAAATGGATTTTAAACGAAGAAATAACTTTCATTGACACTATTAATGAAGGAGAA
Coding sequences within it:
- a CDS encoding DegT/DnrJ/EryC1/StrS family aminotransferase; translated protein: MINVTQPYLPPLEEFQEYLKKIWDSKWLTNNGKFHEEFEQKLSEYLGVKYVSLFANGTLALITALKVLNIKGEVITTPYSFVATAHSLLWNNIKPVFVDIENDYCNIDPEKIESAITPQTTAILPVHVYGNSCQTEKVQKIAKKNNLKVIYDAAHSFGVKQNGQSILNFGDLSILSFHATKIFTTFEGGAIVSHDAETKQKIDQLKNFGFMDEVTVIGTGINAKMSEFQSAFGLLSLKYIDKAIEKRKLISETYQSALANIKGISFLKSMKDVKHNYSYFPIFINQSEYGISRDKIYEKLKQNNIYCRRYFYPLISEFPAYNGLSSSPRENLPVAYKKAEQVLCLPIYPDLEIEQVQYICKIINKFSE
- a CDS encoding winged helix-turn-helix transcriptional regulator; its protein translation is MNKEKTTYKIPKSESETNAFLNYGCPSPVFENFQHGFRVTVFSRQNNNKKTDLKNIGGNVIVLKKIIELMRANPSISIPDISAICNKGVTIVKEYINKLKSKNIIRRIGPDKGGHWEVIK
- a CDS encoding WbqC family protein; protein product: MKLAIMQPYFFPYIGYFQLINAVDKFVIYDDVTFIKQGWINRNRILLNSKEHLITLNLKKASSFKFINDIEIHDNRNKILKTIEMAYKKAPFYNNTFSLIEEIIFFNEKNLSYFLKNSINKLAAFLNIKTEFILSSTLIKNNDIKGQNKVIDICKKMNTSTYINSIGGQELYSKEIFLKNNIYLKFIKSKPIIYNQFKNEFVSCLSIIDILMFNSKEEIAGMLNQYELI
- a CDS encoding GNAT family N-acetyltransferase, encoding MKVTIRPLEESDALLSYKWRNDEDIWKYTGNKPDKKITLKIEKEWIKKVIVKHNEKRFAICVGNEMEYVGNVQLTDITKDNAQFHIFIGKKKYHGLGIGTQATKLIIDYGFKKIKIKTIYLTVNPENIAAVRSYEKCGFKIISKSDNELKMEIKNYD
- a CDS encoding glycosyltransferase, with the translated sequence MTECLNRMVSVFMITYNHEKYIAKALESILMQKVEFDFEVVIGEDCSTDNTRNIILKYADKYPDKFKLLLHERNIGPMANHIAVLNACTGKYIAMLEGDDYWISPLKLKTQVDFLEANPEYSICSHNAIVEYEETGEKIEWLGREQKETITLDDLLAFGSGGATCSLIFRNKIFRNSLDLFYTLPSLDWISQILCASKGKMKYFKEPMGVYRRTISGNSTDAGIKEAKKQNKEWLGIPYKNTLKIIDAIDKYFDYKKKMLLNNQRIYCYYVLAKTFDEHNKSIKAILFSLKTLKYYFGNYPFLTKEIKKDTKKTLCKNSIIKIKQIIITFINKCRI
- a CDS encoding FkbM family methyltransferase — encoded protein: MTNKILSHNEISENPPVLIDIGASAHLPEDWRVIAPYSICIAFDADNRDIDYIVNEEKKYKKLYTFNSIVVDSNEELTDFFLTKSPYCSSTLKPLNKQLEEWSFYKFFEIEKSVKIKSTNLQTVLNKLNVKQIDWFKTDSQGTDLMIFKSLGQDIYSNILVADFEPGIIDAYQNEDKLYHLLEFMDKSNFWISDINIGGNQKINKTIKELFFNDMNEFQLQSILKYSPTCAEITYINNFKKNNLTKRDFLLGIVFSIIKNQLPFALELAYLGKQRFNESFFDEIKDYLLQLIKNKLCTLNNSSQKSSINNKKDFIKDFIPPILLKFYRKTL
- a CDS encoding glycosyltransferase family 2 protein, with translation MENNVSFIVPAYNCSQTIAEAIESIYKGNIISGDEIIIIDDASTDNTKEIILDLQNKHKEIKLLKHNYNKGTAAAGRNTGIDNSINNLIFCLDSDNVLAPDSIPKLKDFLLSSKIDAAAFGEIHYFINNIENVTNKWILNEEITFIDTINEGEKAPCSSGNYMFTKESWIKAGKYFEPTLINQTIDSWAFGLRQLATGSKMLTLKNSFYLHRHGYNSHFVLNYDKGNLSLAFTSVLIPFLHLIDDRDVNYIFSKKHRYNWFKNIKNRPIKLKTSNDFFLKKIIKKILKHIKHKIA